From one Streptomyces sp. NBC_01478 genomic stretch:
- a CDS encoding Lrp/AsnC family transcriptional regulator produces MTGGTLDDLDRGLVHALHIDGRAPFNRIAAVLDVSAQTVARRYARLRAEAALRVVGLTDPHQAGRTQWLVRLTTAARSAQDIARALVRRPDTSWVKLASGGTEIVAIVHAPTDGSGANSLLLHDIPRTGGITAVSAHCLLHMYLGGSTNWRRSADALDAEQQGVLRERAHPGGAGLPRRPGPGDAELLAALERDGRAPQGELARVTGWSPSTVARRLADLRAGGALFFDVEVDAGLYGVNTRALLWMSVRPAELDRVATALSGHDELAFVAATTGPTNLVAQALCRDPADLHRYLTRRLGTLTAVRALETSPVLRNLKAASPSLTGLPSRVGERERRRG; encoded by the coding sequence ATGACCGGGGGCACGCTGGACGACCTGGACCGCGGCCTGGTGCACGCCCTGCACATCGACGGCCGGGCGCCCTTCAACCGGATCGCCGCGGTCCTGGACGTCTCGGCCCAGACCGTCGCCCGGCGCTATGCCCGGCTGCGCGCGGAGGCGGCGCTGCGCGTCGTGGGTCTCACGGACCCGCACCAGGCGGGCCGTACGCAGTGGCTGGTCCGACTGACGACGGCCGCGCGCTCGGCGCAGGACATCGCCCGTGCTCTGGTACGGCGGCCGGACACGTCCTGGGTGAAACTCGCCTCCGGCGGCACCGAGATCGTCGCGATCGTGCACGCCCCCACCGACGGCTCGGGCGCCAACTCCCTTCTCCTGCACGACATTCCGCGCACCGGTGGCATCACGGCGGTGTCCGCGCACTGTCTGCTGCACATGTATCTGGGCGGCTCGACGAACTGGCGGCGCAGCGCGGACGCGCTCGACGCGGAGCAGCAGGGCGTCCTGCGGGAGCGGGCGCACCCCGGCGGTGCGGGTCTGCCGCGTCGACCAGGGCCCGGGGACGCGGAGTTGCTGGCGGCGCTGGAGCGGGACGGACGGGCACCGCAGGGTGAGCTGGCGCGGGTGACGGGCTGGTCGCCGTCGACGGTGGCGCGGCGGCTTGCCGATCTGCGGGCGGGGGGTGCGCTGTTCTTCGACGTCGAGGTCGACGCCGGTCTGTACGGGGTCAACACCCGGGCGCTGTTGTGGATGTCGGTGCGGCCGGCGGAGCTGGACCGGGTCGCCACGGCCCTGTCCGGTCACGACGAACTGGCCTTCGTCGCCGCGACCACCGGCCCCACGAACCTGGTCGCCCAGGCCCTGTGCCGCGACCCGGCCGACCTCCACCGCTATCTCACCCGCCGCCTCGGCACCCTGACCGCCGTCCGCGCCCTGGAGACCAGCCCGGTCCTGCGCAACCTCAAGGCGGCGAGCCCTTCCCTGACGGGCCTGCCGAGCCGGGTGGGCGAGCGGGAGCGGCGGCGGGGATGA
- a CDS encoding sensor histidine kinase: MSPRTGARRRVGSIRLSLILLALVPSITLAAMWGLTTTQMFAEGLRLRSQTELSRSTGAMGTETALALQKERSLSAAWMANPHGSQAALQAQRAATDKAVAQLVGQSGAIKKAPTRVRDRMYSVVASVDSLEYYRSQVDKPTDITAQQVLDQYTSIIDDQIQAFQELSQVDDGDLTSQAEPLVALEHGAELVSQEDAQLTLAWPSGHVDNAAWEQFAELVHARRWLVEDQIATGFQGATKTRIEHILQSVEWSTLESTEDAVLTAGTAGKAEADNGSAGRIVLPDEQKQWNAALTQVAAEYEVLIRQQTAGLLDRSSDKAHSLLVTAASLSAGGLGALLLCVVMSWRITRSLSRRLRGLKMATLSLAEDRLPDVVARLNRGEKIDVESATPPLDYGDDELGQVAQAFNTAQRTAVHTAVELADTRRGFQKVILGIARQSQNLVNLQLTKLDQLERRHDDPEVLRGLYELDSTASQLRRYEENLVVISGEQPRRSWTEPVALIDILRSAVGEVAEYQRVEVHTEEQVCLAPPAVADVIHLLAELIDNATVYSPAPSPVGVRAAMVAKGLVIEVEDRGLGMSEEDYASLNEQLAVAPQFDVVALADDLRLGMFVIARLAIRHGIAVTLRSSPYGGTTAIVLIPHDIVVPEAPEESLSGAAKDTDDEAVVAGRTAARAATALADRAVETSSPDSEVRPVVPPARSPEPESVSAGLGGLTPLPRRVPQTSLASELREEAAPVEEDTELEDFTAERAASSLAGFQRGTFQARDAIDDDAPSQYDREEAAASPNPPADRS; this comes from the coding sequence ATGTCTCCACGGACAGGTGCCCGGCGCCGCGTCGGTTCCATACGTCTTTCCCTGATCCTGCTCGCCCTGGTCCCCAGCATCACGCTGGCCGCCATGTGGGGCCTGACGACGACCCAGATGTTCGCGGAGGGGCTCCGGCTGCGCTCGCAGACGGAGTTGAGCAGGTCGACCGGCGCCATGGGCACCGAGACCGCGCTCGCGCTCCAGAAGGAGCGCAGTCTCTCGGCGGCGTGGATGGCGAATCCGCACGGCTCGCAGGCCGCGTTGCAGGCCCAGCGCGCGGCGACGGACAAGGCGGTGGCCCAACTCGTGGGCCAGTCCGGCGCGATCAAGAAGGCGCCCACCCGTGTCCGGGACCGGATGTACTCGGTCGTCGCGTCGGTGGACAGTCTGGAGTACTACCGCAGCCAGGTGGACAAGCCCACCGACATCACGGCCCAGCAGGTGCTGGACCAGTACACCTCGATCATCGACGACCAGATCCAGGCGTTCCAGGAGCTGTCCCAGGTCGACGACGGCGACCTCACCTCGCAGGCCGAGCCGCTGGTCGCGCTGGAGCACGGGGCGGAGCTGGTCTCCCAGGAGGACGCGCAGTTGACGCTGGCCTGGCCCTCCGGGCACGTCGACAACGCGGCGTGGGAGCAGTTCGCCGAGCTGGTGCACGCCCGGCGCTGGCTGGTCGAGGACCAGATCGCCACCGGGTTCCAGGGCGCCACCAAGACGCGGATCGAGCACATTCTGCAGAGCGTCGAGTGGAGCACCCTGGAGTCCACGGAGGACGCGGTGCTCACGGCCGGTACGGCGGGCAAGGCGGAGGCGGACAACGGCTCGGCCGGCCGGATCGTCCTGCCCGACGAGCAGAAGCAGTGGAACGCGGCACTGACCCAAGTCGCCGCCGAGTACGAGGTGTTGATCCGGCAGCAGACGGCGGGGCTGCTCGACCGCAGCTCCGACAAGGCGCACAGCCTGCTGGTGACGGCCGCCTCGCTGAGCGCGGGCGGACTCGGCGCCCTGCTGCTGTGCGTCGTCATGTCCTGGCGGATCACCCGCTCGCTGTCCCGCCGGCTGCGCGGCCTGAAGATGGCCACCCTGAGCCTCGCCGAGGACCGACTGCCGGACGTGGTCGCCCGGTTGAACCGGGGCGAGAAGATCGACGTGGAGTCGGCGACCCCGCCCCTGGACTACGGCGACGACGAACTCGGCCAGGTGGCCCAGGCGTTCAACACCGCGCAGCGCACCGCCGTGCACACCGCGGTCGAACTCGCCGACACCCGGCGGGGTTTCCAGAAGGTCATCCTCGGCATCGCCCGGCAGAGCCAGAACCTGGTCAACCTCCAGCTCACCAAGCTCGACCAACTGGAGCGCCGGCACGACGACCCCGAGGTGCTGCGCGGTCTGTACGAACTGGACTCCACGGCGAGCCAGTTGCGCCGCTACGAGGAGAACCTCGTCGTCATCAGCGGTGAGCAGCCGCGCCGCAGTTGGACCGAGCCGGTCGCGCTGATCGACATCCTGCGCAGCGCCGTCGGCGAGGTCGCCGAATACCAGCGGGTGGAGGTGCACACCGAGGAGCAGGTGTGCCTGGCGCCGCCCGCGGTCGCGGACGTGATCCACCTGCTGGCCGAGCTGATCGACAACGCGACCGTGTACTCCCCCGCGCCCAGCCCCGTCGGGGTACGGGCCGCGATGGTCGCCAAGGGCCTCGTGATCGAGGTCGAGGACCGCGGGCTCGGCATGTCCGAGGAGGACTACGCCTCGCTCAACGAACAGCTCGCGGTGGCCCCGCAGTTCGACGTGGTCGCCCTCGCCGACGACCTGCGGCTCGGCATGTTCGTGATCGCCCGGCTCGCCATCCGGCACGGCATCGCGGTGACCCTGCGCTCCTCGCCGTACGGCGGCACGACCGCGATCGTGCTGATCCCGCACGACATCGTCGTACCCGAGGCGCCCGAGGAGTCCCTGTCGGGTGCCGCGAAGGACACCGACGACGAGGCCGTCGTAGCGGGGAGGACCGCGGCCCGGGCGGCAACCGCCCTGGCCGATCGGGCAGTTGAGACGTCGAGCCCCGATTCCGAGGTCCGCCCCGTCGTCCCCCCGGCGCGGTCCCCCGAGCCCGAGTCCGTCTCGGCCGGGCTCGGTGGGCTGACCCCGTTGCCGCGGCGGGTGCCGCAGACCAGTCTGGCCAGTGAGTTGCGGGAGGAGGCCGCCCCCGTCGAGGAGGACACGGAGCTGGAAGACTTCACCGCGGAACGCGCGGCATCCTCGCTGGCCGGGTTCCAGCGTGGCACGTTCCAGGCGCGGGACGCCATCGACGACGACGCGCCGTCGCAGTACGACCGGGAGGAAGCAGCAGCCTCCCCCAATCCGCCCGCCGACCGCTCATGA
- a CDS encoding tellurite resistance TerB family protein: MALWDRFKESASTMQTQLVAKKNDLKSGAFRDASMAMCALVAAADGTVDPSERQRVAQLIASNEVLQNFDAMDLQRRFDENLNKLTADFAFGKVSVLQEIAKAKKKPAEARAVIQIGIVIGGADGDFDKTEQAVVREACFSLDLPPHEFDL, from the coding sequence ATGGCCCTCTGGGACCGTTTCAAGGAGTCCGCGTCGACGATGCAGACCCAGCTCGTGGCGAAGAAGAACGACCTCAAGAGCGGCGCGTTCCGCGACGCGAGCATGGCGATGTGCGCGCTCGTGGCCGCCGCCGACGGCACGGTCGACCCGTCGGAGCGGCAGCGCGTCGCCCAGCTCATCGCGAGCAACGAGGTGCTGCAGAACTTCGACGCGATGGACCTCCAGCGCCGTTTCGACGAGAACCTGAACAAGCTGACCGCCGACTTCGCCTTCGGCAAGGTCAGCGTGCTCCAGGAGATCGCCAAGGCGAAGAAGAAGCCCGCCGAGGCGCGTGCCGTGATCCAGATCGGCATCGTGATCGGCGGCGCGGACGGCGACTTCGACAAGACCGAGCAGGCCGTGGTCCGCGAGGCGTGCTTCTCCCTCGACCTGCCGCCGCACGAGTTCGACCTCTGA
- a CDS encoding SAM-dependent methyltransferase gives MPEHSPVDTDSAHSARIYDYILGGTDNYPADREAGDAMVREWPAMPVHMRANRDFMNRAVRYLAGEAGIRQFLDIGSGIPTSPNIHEIAQATAPAARVVYVDNDPLVLALSQGLLDSTPEGRTAYVEADMLDPAAILRAPEFRGTLDAGEPVALTVIAIVHFVLDADDAVGIVRRLLEPLPSGSYLAMSIGTAEFAPDEVGRVAREYAARGMPMRLRTYPEAEEFFAGLELVGPGIVQVHKWRPDGTDTEPIRDADIAMYGAVARKP, from the coding sequence TTGCCCGAGCACAGCCCCGTCGACACCGACAGCGCCCACTCCGCCCGGATCTACGACTACATCCTGGGCGGCACGGACAACTACCCCGCCGACCGGGAGGCCGGTGACGCGATGGTCCGGGAGTGGCCCGCCATGCCGGTGCACATGCGGGCCAACCGCGACTTCATGAACCGGGCCGTGCGGTATCTCGCCGGTGAGGCGGGCATACGGCAGTTCCTCGACATCGGCAGCGGCATCCCGACCTCGCCGAACATCCACGAGATCGCGCAGGCGACGGCACCGGCCGCGCGGGTGGTCTACGTGGACAACGACCCGCTCGTACTCGCCCTGTCCCAGGGCCTGTTGGACAGCACGCCCGAGGGCCGGACCGCGTACGTCGAGGCGGACATGCTGGACCCGGCGGCGATCCTGCGCGCGCCGGAGTTCCGCGGGACGCTGGACGCCGGTGAGCCGGTCGCGCTGACGGTGATCGCGATCGTGCACTTCGTGCTGGACGCGGACGACGCCGTGGGCATCGTGCGCCGGCTCCTCGAACCCCTGCCCTCCGGCAGCTACTTGGCGATGTCCATCGGTACGGCCGAGTTCGCGCCGGACGAGGTGGGCCGGGTCGCCCGTGAGTACGCGGCCCGCGGGATGCCGATGCGATTGCGTACCTATCCGGAAGCCGAGGAGTTCTTCGCGGGGCTCGAACTCGTCGGGCCCGGTATCGTCCAGGTGCACAAGTGGCGTCCGGACGGGACGGACACCGAACCGATCAGGGACGCGGACATCGCGATGTACGGGGCGGTGGCCCGGAAGCCGTAA
- a CDS encoding GTP-binding protein, with amino-acid sequence MAGSDTIAPAPAPPETVKILIAGGFGVGKTTMVGSVSEIAPLRTEEPLTVAGLAVDDLDGIEEKRATTVALDFGRITIGQDLVLYLFGTPGQQRFWFMWNDLALGALGAVVLIDVRRPKSSFAAVDFFERRGIPFVVGVNGFYGEHPYPAEAVREALALPEDVRVLLCDARERDSCRNVLIALLDQLIEAAIEDGGGGKLTRPPR; translated from the coding sequence TTGGCCGGCTCTGACACCATCGCTCCGGCACCCGCGCCGCCCGAGACGGTCAAGATCCTGATCGCGGGGGGCTTCGGCGTCGGCAAGACCACCATGGTCGGTTCGGTGAGCGAGATCGCGCCGCTGCGCACCGAGGAACCGCTGACCGTGGCGGGCCTCGCCGTCGACGACCTCGACGGCATCGAGGAGAAGCGGGCCACCACCGTGGCCCTGGACTTCGGCCGCATCACCATCGGCCAGGACCTGGTGCTGTACCTGTTCGGCACCCCGGGCCAGCAGCGCTTCTGGTTCATGTGGAACGACCTGGCGCTCGGCGCGCTCGGCGCGGTCGTCCTGATCGACGTCCGCCGCCCGAAGTCCAGCTTCGCGGCCGTCGACTTCTTCGAGCGCCGGGGCATCCCGTTCGTGGTGGGTGTGAACGGCTTCTACGGCGAACACCCGTACCCCGCGGAGGCGGTGCGCGAGGCGCTGGCGCTCCCGGAGGACGTGCGGGTGCTGCTGTGCGACGCGCGGGAGCGCGACTCGTGCCGGAACGTACTGATCGCGCTGCTGGACCAGTTGATCGAGGCGGCCATCGAGGACGGCGGGGGCGGCAAGCTCACTCGTCCGCCCCGGTGA
- a CDS encoding DUF742 domain-containing protein, protein MSGGDAAGRLVRPFTLTGGRTRPSRADFTLITTVTAVEPAPARAPRPQPEQSRILRLCAEPLAVAEVAALVDLPVSVVVIMLCDLLEAGLITARPPHPVSRTSPDMDLLQKVREGLGRL, encoded by the coding sequence GTGAGCGGTGGCGACGCGGCGGGACGGCTCGTACGGCCGTTCACGCTGACCGGTGGCAGAACCCGGCCCAGCCGCGCCGATTTCACCCTCATCACCACGGTGACCGCGGTCGAACCGGCGCCCGCGCGGGCGCCCCGGCCACAGCCGGAGCAGTCCCGCATCCTGCGGCTGTGCGCCGAGCCGCTGGCGGTGGCGGAGGTCGCGGCCCTTGTCGACCTTCCGGTGAGCGTGGTAGTGATCATGCTCTGCGATCTGCTGGAGGCGGGTCTGATCACGGCCCGTCCGCCGCACCCGGTCTCCCGTACCAGCCCGGACATGGACCTGCTGCAGAAAGTGAGGGAGGGCCTTGGCCGGCTCTGA
- a CDS encoding substrate-binding domain-containing protein — MTTPPSPHAPFRLIRGTALTLAVAGSLLLSGCSGTGGSGSGTDTAGAVGKGRLKVALVTHASKGDAFWLLVQKGAEAAAAKDGVELTYASDPDATGQAKLVRDAIRDGVDGIALTLAKPDAMKAPIAQAKASDIPVVGLNSGIDSWQSDGILEFFGQDESVTGRAVGEKLDAFKAKHALCVIHERGNVALEARCAGVKKTFSGETDNLYVDGTDMDAVSAGVTDRLKQDPSIDEVVMLGADFALAAVKSVKAAGSKAKVATFDLNQDLVKAVQSGAVQFAVDQQPYLQGYLAVDSLWLYKTNGNISGGGAAPVLTGPAFVTKTNVGAVAKFAANGTR; from the coding sequence ATGACCACTCCTCCTTCACCTCACGCCCCCTTCCGTCTCATACGCGGCACGGCGCTCACCCTCGCCGTGGCGGGCTCCCTGCTGCTCTCCGGCTGCTCCGGGACCGGGGGTTCCGGCTCCGGTACGGACACGGCCGGTGCCGTCGGAAAGGGTCGGCTCAAGGTCGCGCTGGTCACCCACGCGAGCAAGGGCGACGCCTTCTGGCTGTTGGTGCAGAAGGGCGCCGAGGCCGCCGCGGCCAAGGACGGTGTCGAGCTGACGTACGCGAGCGACCCGGACGCCACGGGGCAGGCGAAGCTCGTGCGGGACGCGATCCGGGACGGGGTCGACGGCATCGCGCTGACGCTCGCCAAGCCGGACGCGATGAAGGCGCCGATCGCCCAGGCCAAGGCCTCGGACATTCCGGTGGTCGGCCTCAACTCCGGTATCGACTCCTGGCAGTCGGACGGCATCCTGGAGTTCTTCGGGCAGGACGAGAGTGTGACGGGCCGCGCCGTCGGCGAGAAACTGGACGCGTTCAAGGCCAAGCACGCCCTGTGCGTGATCCACGAGCGGGGCAATGTCGCCCTGGAGGCGCGCTGTGCGGGCGTGAAGAAGACGTTCTCCGGCGAGACCGACAACCTCTATGTGGACGGCACCGACATGGACGCCGTGTCCGCGGGTGTCACGGACCGGCTCAAGCAGGACCCCAGCATCGACGAAGTGGTCATGCTGGGCGCCGATTTCGCCCTGGCCGCGGTCAAGTCCGTGAAGGCGGCAGGCAGCAAGGCCAAGGTCGCGACGTTCGACCTCAACCAGGACCTGGTCAAGGCCGTGCAGAGCGGGGCCGTACAGTTCGCGGTCGACCAACAACCGTATCTACAGGGTTATCTGGCCGTGGACTCGTTGTGGCTGTACAAGACCAACGGCAACATCAGTGGCGGCGGGGCGGCTCCCGTGCTCACCGGCCCGGCGTTCGTGACGAAGACGAACGTCGGCGCGGTCGCGAAGTTCGCGGCCAACGGAACGCGCTGA
- a CDS encoding roadblock/LC7 domain-containing protein yields MTRPVPATHTQLDQLLTGLVDRVAEVNQAVVLSEDGLVVSKSTGFLRDDAERLAATASGLMSLSKGVSMDFRGGPVRQALIEMANSYLILTSAGPGAHLVVLTGPGADVGVVAYQMNMLVKKIGEHLSAAPRAGVGPAAGSGE; encoded by the coding sequence ATGACACGACCCGTCCCCGCCACGCACACCCAACTCGACCAGTTGCTCACCGGACTCGTGGACCGGGTGGCCGAGGTGAACCAGGCCGTCGTGCTGTCCGAGGACGGCCTGGTCGTCAGCAAGTCCACCGGGTTCCTGCGCGACGACGCCGAGCGGCTCGCGGCCACCGCGTCCGGGCTGATGAGCCTCAGCAAGGGGGTCAGCATGGACTTCCGCGGCGGCCCGGTGCGCCAGGCGCTCATCGAGATGGCGAACAGCTATCTGATCCTCACCTCGGCGGGCCCCGGCGCCCATCTCGTCGTCCTGACCGGTCCGGGCGCGGACGTCGGGGTCGTGGCGTACCAGATGAACATGCTGGTGAAGAAGATAGGCGAGCATCTCAGCGCCGCACCCCGGGCGGGCGTCGGCCCCGCGGCCGGCTCCGGCGAGTGA
- a CDS encoding MFS transporter yields the protein MRQLRTLPRPFTPDGSYPRRWSALVALLLAEAMNLLDATVVQVAAPAIHAELGGAASDIQWFTTAYTLPFAVLLITGGRLGDIAGRRKLFVLGVTGFTLASLACALAPGVGFLIVFRAVQGASAALVIPQTIGLIKAMFSGDEMSRALGAIGPVMGLAAVCGPVLGGVLTHADLFGSSWRAVFLVNVPLALVVLALSPRLPEDRAPNRPTLDITGTLLATAGTGLLVHPLIGADISRLSGRSWAAVASGLLILAAFALHQRRVAATGRSPLLEPSLFARRAFPAALVASTAFFAATTGLMTVVVLQLQLGLGAGVLKAGLTLAPWSVGLAVSSWAAGAHLVRRYGHRVMLVGLGVLLTGTVGAILAYGRTVPGAYPVRLLPALAVVGLGAGLFTPAFFTQALEPLRAQESGSAAGLLNAVQQLGATLGVAILGSVYLAGAGAGTGDAQGSLHAVRIAFWGAVGLVGVSVGASCAMGRET from the coding sequence ATGAGACAACTCCGCACGCTCCCAAGGCCGTTCACTCCCGACGGGTCCTACCCACGGCGATGGTCGGCACTCGTCGCCCTGCTCCTGGCCGAGGCGATGAACCTGCTGGACGCGACGGTCGTCCAGGTGGCCGCGCCCGCGATCCACGCCGAGCTGGGCGGGGCGGCGTCCGACATCCAGTGGTTCACGACCGCGTACACCCTGCCGTTCGCCGTGCTGCTGATCACCGGTGGCCGACTGGGCGACATCGCGGGCCGGCGAAAGCTGTTCGTGCTGGGTGTCACCGGATTCACCCTCGCGTCCCTCGCCTGCGCGCTGGCCCCGGGGGTGGGGTTCCTGATCGTGTTCCGCGCCGTACAGGGAGCGTCGGCGGCCCTGGTGATCCCGCAGACCATCGGGCTGATCAAAGCGATGTTCAGCGGCGACGAGATGTCGCGGGCCCTGGGCGCCATCGGTCCCGTGATGGGTCTCGCCGCGGTCTGCGGCCCGGTGCTCGGCGGTGTCCTCACGCACGCCGACCTGTTCGGCTCCTCCTGGCGCGCGGTGTTCCTGGTCAATGTCCCGCTCGCCCTCGTCGTCCTCGCCCTGTCGCCCCGACTGCCGGAGGACCGCGCCCCGAACCGCCCGACCCTCGACATCACCGGCACCCTGCTGGCCACGGCCGGGACCGGACTTCTGGTCCACCCGCTGATCGGGGCGGACATCTCCCGCCTGTCCGGCCGGAGTTGGGCCGCGGTGGCCTCGGGCCTGCTGATCCTCGCCGCCTTCGCCCTGCACCAGCGCCGGGTGGCCGCCACCGGACGCAGCCCTCTGCTGGAGCCGAGCCTGTTCGCCCGACGGGCCTTCCCCGCCGCCCTCGTGGCCTCCACGGCCTTCTTCGCGGCGACCACCGGACTCATGACGGTCGTCGTGCTCCAACTCCAACTCGGGCTGGGAGCAGGGGTGTTGAAAGCCGGCCTGACGCTGGCGCCCTGGTCGGTCGGGCTGGCGGTCTCGTCCTGGGCGGCCGGCGCGCATCTCGTCCGGCGCTACGGACACCGGGTGATGCTCGTCGGCCTGGGCGTGCTGCTCACCGGCACGGTGGGCGCGATCCTCGCCTACGGCCGTACGGTCCCGGGCGCCTACCCGGTCCGGCTGCTCCCCGCGCTCGCCGTGGTCGGGCTCGGCGCCGGTCTCTTCACCCCGGCGTTCTTCACCCAGGCGCTCGAGCCGCTCCGGGCCCAGGAGTCGGGCTCGGCGGCGGGGTTGCTGAACGCCGTGCAGCAGCTCGGGGCGACCCTGGGGGTGGCGATCCTCGGCAGCGTGTATCTGGCGGGCGCGGGGGCCGGAACAGGGGATGCCCAGGGGTCGCTGCACGCGGTGCGGATCGCGTTCTGGGGTGCGGTGGGGCTGGTGGGGGTGAGCGTCGGGGCGAGTTGCGCGATGGGGCGCGAGACGTGA
- a CDS encoding ArsR/SmtB family transcription factor, which yields MGTAGNGFDDPSADVLADAAAAFGLLASPARLHIVWALAQGESDVTGLAERVGGALPAVSQHLTKLKLAGLVRSRREGRRQVYFVDDPDVVDVVRLAVTRIGARADRTGLPAPRLRGL from the coding sequence GTGGGGACAGCCGGCAACGGCTTCGACGACCCGTCCGCCGACGTGCTCGCGGACGCCGCCGCGGCCTTCGGGCTGCTGGCCTCGCCCGCCCGGCTGCACATCGTGTGGGCGCTGGCCCAGGGCGAGAGCGATGTCACCGGGCTCGCGGAGCGGGTCGGCGGCGCGCTGCCCGCGGTCAGCCAGCACCTCACCAAACTGAAGCTCGCGGGCCTGGTCCGCTCCCGCCGCGAGGGCCGCCGCCAGGTGTACTTCGTCGACGACCCCGACGTGGTCGACGTCGTCCGGCTCGCGGTCACCCGCATCGGCGCCCGCGCCGACCGGACCGGCCTGCCCGCCCCCCGTCTCCGTGGCCTCTGA